The proteins below are encoded in one region of Corallococcus silvisoli:
- a CDS encoding MarR family winged helix-turn-helix transcriptional regulator, with protein sequence MVRQGAGAFGSRLRRLVERLDRDVHAAYQASGERFEPRWYGVFTSLRDAGPLTVGELAQRLGITHAAVSQVRTALEREKLIASEADPQDGRRQRLKLTARGRETARRLAPLWAAIQAAATQVLAEGAPTLLADLEGLEQALDRRGLRARIGDTLHWDDSDVSGDLDEDV encoded by the coding sequence GTGGTCAGACAGGGGGCTGGGGCCTTTGGGTCTCGGCTGCGGCGGCTGGTGGAGCGGCTGGACCGGGATGTCCACGCGGCCTACCAGGCCTCGGGCGAGCGGTTCGAGCCGAGGTGGTACGGGGTCTTCACGTCGCTGCGGGATGCAGGACCCCTGACGGTGGGGGAGCTGGCGCAGCGGCTGGGCATCACGCACGCGGCCGTGAGCCAGGTGCGCACGGCGCTGGAGCGCGAGAAGTTGATCGCCAGCGAGGCGGACCCGCAGGACGGCCGGCGCCAGCGATTGAAGCTCACCGCCCGGGGGCGGGAGACGGCGCGGAGGTTGGCGCCGCTGTGGGCCGCCATCCAAGCAGCGGCCACCCAGGTGCTCGCGGAAGGGGCACCGACGCTGCTCGCGGACCTGGAGGGCCTGGAGCAGGCCCTCGACCGGCGCGGCCTGCGGGCCCGCATTGGCGACACCTTGCATTGGGATGACTCGGACGTATCTGGAGACCTGGATGAAGATGTCTGA